In Terriglobus aquaticus, the genomic window CGTCACGCGTGTCACGCGCTCCGCCAGCGCGTGAAGCAGACTCACAGCACACCCGTAGCCGCGGACTGAGCGGCGGCGGCAAACAGGTCCATCTGCTGCGCCGCAACCAAGCCAGCAAGGGGCTGGGCAGGCGGTAGGGCCGCAAACTCCGCGTCGGATGTCTCGCGATCTGTCTGCTCCGTGGTGAAGGGAAGCGTAGCCACAGGCAAGTGGTCCGTGGTGACGACGAACTCGAGCACGTCTTTCATGCGCACGTGCAGCTTGCGCAGGTCCTCCATGGAAAGCTTGTGATAGCGGCGAATGCGCAGGATGCGGTCCACATTGTGGTAGCCCAGACCCGGCACTCGCAGCAGAGCTTCGCGCGTCCCTGCGTTGACGTCGACCGGAAAAAACTCGGGATGGCGGCGCGCCCAAGCCAGCTTCGGATCGATCGCCAGATTCAACTCCGGGTCGCTTTCCGGAGCGATCTCGTCGGCGGCAAAGCCATAAAAGCGCATCAGCCAATCTGCCTGGTACAGCCTGTGTTCCCGCATGCGCGGCGTGGCCTGCAGGGGCAGTCGCGTGTCCGCCTCAGGGTACGGCGAGAATCCCGTGTAGTAGACCCGGCGCAACTTGTATCCGCCGTACAGGGTGCTCGCGCGCTGGATGATGTCGCGATCGGTGGCCGGCGTGGCGCCGATGACCATCTGAGTACTCTGGCCCGCGGGCGCAAATTTGGGAGCGCTGGGCAGCTTGCGGCGGTCCTCGTCAACCTCCGCCTTGCGATCGGCGATCTGGCCCATGGTGCCTTCGATCACCGTCGCCTTTTTCTCCGGTGCAAGCTGTACCAGGTCGTCCTGCGTCGGCAGTTCGATGTTGGCGCTCAGGCGGTCGGCGTACAGGCCGGCATCGTCGATCAGGCGCTGCGCACATCCGGGAATCGCCTTGATGTGGATGTATCCGCCGAAATGGTGCACCAGGCGCAGCGTCTTCGCCACCTGCACCAATTGCTCCATGGTGTAGTCCGGAGACTGGATGATGCCGGACGAGAGGAACAGGCCCTCGATGTAA contains:
- a CDS encoding putative DNA modification/repair radical SAM protein, translating into MPSLTVRQKLEILADAAKYDASCASSGATRASNGKGVGHSDGTGICHSYTPDGRCVSLLKILLTNFCTYDCVFCVNRVSSDIRRARFSVEEVVTLTLDFYKRNYIEGLFLSSGIIQSPDYTMEQLVQVAKTLRLVHHFGGYIHIKAIPGCAQRLIDDAGLYADRLSANIELPTQDDLVQLAPEKKATVIEGTMGQIADRKAEVDEDRRKLPSAPKFAPAGQSTQMVIGATPATDRDIIQRASTLYGGYKLRRVYYTGFSPYPEADTRLPLQATPRMREHRLYQADWLMRFYGFAADEIAPESDPELNLAIDPKLAWARRHPEFFPVDVNAGTREALLRVPGLGYHNVDRILRIRRYHKLSMEDLRKLHVRMKDVLEFVVTTDHLPVATLPFTTEQTDRETSDAEFAALPPAQPLAGLVAAQQMDLFAAAAQSAATGVL